In Achromobacter spanius, the following proteins share a genomic window:
- a CDS encoding GNAT family N-acetyltransferase — MMSNATPDHSLALQPATEEDVPFLLALRKATMQEHMERAGAPATDAHHLARIQYHFDDAQIVWVDGRPAGLFKHYRDTDGWRIVQIQIAPDFQGMGLGRRLIEPVLDRADAEGAPVTLSVLKGNPAQRLYAALGFIPVKETDLEFEMRYEPGAVRPVG, encoded by the coding sequence ATGATGTCTAACGCCACCCCGGATCATTCCCTGGCGCTGCAACCCGCCACCGAAGAAGACGTGCCCTTTCTGCTGGCGCTGCGCAAAGCCACCATGCAGGAACATATGGAACGCGCCGGCGCGCCCGCAACGGACGCGCATCATCTGGCCCGCATCCAGTACCACTTCGACGACGCGCAAATTGTCTGGGTGGATGGCCGCCCCGCCGGCCTGTTCAAGCATTACCGCGATACGGACGGATGGCGCATCGTGCAGATTCAGATCGCGCCGGATTTCCAGGGCATGGGCCTGGGCCGCCGCCTGATCGAGCCCGTGCTGGACCGGGCGGACGCGGAAGGCGCGCCCGTCACGCTGAGTGTGCTGAAAGGCAACCCCGCCCAGCGGCTCTATGCGGCCCTGGGTTTCATCCCCGTCAAGGAGACCGACCTGGAGTTTGAAATGCGTTACGAACCCGGCGCCGTCCGGCCGGTCGGCTGA
- a CDS encoding LysR family transcriptional regulator, whose protein sequence is MARINFDLQELQAFVAVAERASFRAAAEDLHLSQPALSRRIDKLESILGARLLERTTRRVALTQVGRVFLERARSAIDELESAVLSIGDLAAQRGGLVTVACVPSVAYYFLPSVIRDYTERFPRIRVRIIDETANTVLNSVVTGRADFGISFFGTQEPDVDFKAVLREDFVLAVRRDHPLAGRRSVSWEALSQERFMTVAKESGNRLLIDDALAKSGKRTVSAFEVSHVMTLLGLVEAGLGVAAVPQLAMPLAGHATLTSVKLEHPRVTRTLGLIARRGRPLAPAAQQLYNLIHQAGKTAKRKTPSAEPISKP, encoded by the coding sequence ATGGCACGCATCAATTTCGATTTGCAGGAATTGCAGGCCTTCGTCGCGGTAGCCGAACGCGCCAGCTTTCGCGCCGCCGCTGAAGACCTGCATTTGTCACAGCCCGCGCTCAGCCGCCGCATCGACAAGCTGGAAAGCATCCTGGGCGCGCGCTTGCTGGAACGCACTACACGGCGCGTGGCCTTGACGCAGGTGGGCCGCGTATTCCTGGAGCGCGCGCGCAGCGCCATCGACGAACTGGAAAGCGCCGTGCTCAGCATCGGCGACCTGGCCGCGCAGCGCGGTGGACTGGTGACGGTGGCCTGTGTGCCCTCCGTGGCCTATTACTTCCTGCCGTCTGTCATCCGCGATTACACCGAGCGCTTCCCGCGCATCCGCGTGCGCATCATCGACGAAACCGCCAACACGGTGCTCAACAGCGTGGTGACGGGTCGCGCTGATTTCGGCATCAGTTTTTTCGGCACCCAGGAACCGGATGTGGATTTCAAGGCGGTGCTGCGTGAAGACTTCGTCTTGGCGGTGCGGCGCGACCACCCGCTGGCCGGCCGCCGCAGCGTGTCCTGGGAAGCGCTGTCGCAGGAACGCTTCATGACGGTAGCCAAGGAAAGCGGCAACCGCCTGTTGATTGACGATGCGCTGGCAAAGAGCGGCAAGCGTACCGTCAGCGCGTTTGAGGTCAGCCACGTGATGACCTTGCTGGGTCTGGTGGAAGCGGGCCTGGGCGTGGCCGCCGTGCCGCAGTTGGCCATGCCGCTGGCGGGGCATGCCACGCTGACGAGCGTCAAGCTGGAACACCCGCGCGTCACGCGCACGCTGGGCTTGATCGCCCGGCGCGGCCGCCCCCTGGCGCCCGCCGCGCAACAGCTTTATAACTTGATCCATCAGGCCGGCAAGACAGCCAAACGCAAAACGCCGTCTGCAGAACCCATTTCGAAACCCTAA
- a CDS encoding 4-oxalomesaconate tautomerase: protein METEIPCVLMRGGTSRGPFFLGDWLPADPVQRDRLLLTAMGSPHALQVDGIGGGNTLTSKVAIVSRSTRPDCDIDYLFAQVSVDRAMVDTRPNCGNMLSGAAPFAIDEGLVVPRDGVTSVRVHNVNTGAVIEAVVQTPGGHLTYEGDARIDGVPGTAAPVRLNFLEAWGAVTGKLFPTGQRQEYIDGVAVTLIDAAMPMVLMRAQDFGLRGDETSAQLDGNAGLLERMERIRLEAGLRMGLGDVSQSVIPKPVLVAPCDSAGALALHSRYFTPRACHRAHAATGAVGVASAFLMPGTVAHACGGPPVVAGYRTVRIEHPSGGMDIDVDLDTASGEVRAAGLVRTARKIMKGLLYVPGHYVLAGAEPMRAVA, encoded by the coding sequence ATGGAAACCGAAATCCCTTGCGTACTGATGCGCGGCGGCACGTCGCGCGGCCCCTTTTTTCTGGGCGACTGGCTGCCGGCCGACCCGGTGCAGCGCGACCGCCTGCTGTTGACCGCCATGGGTTCGCCCCATGCGCTGCAAGTTGATGGCATCGGCGGCGGCAACACGCTGACCAGCAAAGTGGCCATCGTGTCGCGCTCGACCCGGCCGGACTGCGATATCGATTACCTGTTTGCGCAGGTGTCGGTAGACCGCGCCATGGTCGACACCCGGCCCAACTGCGGCAACATGCTGTCGGGCGCCGCGCCCTTTGCCATTGACGAAGGCTTGGTCGTGCCGCGCGATGGCGTCACATCGGTGCGGGTGCACAACGTCAACACCGGCGCGGTGATCGAAGCCGTGGTGCAGACGCCGGGCGGCCACCTGACCTACGAAGGCGATGCGCGCATTGATGGCGTGCCGGGCACGGCGGCACCGGTGCGGCTGAACTTTCTGGAGGCTTGGGGCGCAGTCACCGGCAAGCTTTTTCCCACCGGGCAGCGGCAGGAATACATTGATGGAGTGGCGGTGACGTTGATCGACGCCGCCATGCCGATGGTATTGATGCGCGCCCAGGACTTCGGCCTGCGTGGCGACGAAACGTCCGCGCAATTGGACGGCAACGCGGGTTTGCTTGAACGCATGGAGCGCATTCGCCTGGAAGCGGGCCTGCGCATGGGGCTGGGTGACGTGTCGCAGAGCGTCATACCCAAACCGGTGCTGGTGGCGCCATGCGATAGCGCGGGTGCGTTGGCCTTGCATTCACGCTATTTCACGCCTCGCGCCTGCCATCGCGCCCACGCGGCAACGGGTGCAGTGGGCGTGGCCAGCGCGTTTCTGATGCCGGGCACCGTGGCGCATGCTTGCGGCGGGCCGCCCGTGGTGGCGGGGTATCGCACGGTGCGCATTGAACATCCGTCCGGAGGCATGGACATCGATGTCGATCTGGACACGGCCAGTGGCGAGGTGCGCGCGGCGGGCTTGGTGCGGACGGCGCGCAAGATCATGAAGGGGCTGCTGTATGTGCCCGGCCACTATGTGCTGGCCGGCGCCGAGCCGATGCGCGCGGTTGCGTAA
- a CDS encoding Bug family tripartite tricarboxylate transporter substrate binding protein: MKHHPIKALCAAAMLLAASAVAQADYPERAITLVVPTAAGGGNDVLARVVGQKVGELLGQTVIVVNKPGAQGAIASDYVARQPADGYTLMLGYIGTHGINPAMQKLNYDPVKDFTPIGMVADSPTIMVVSKRIPVKDVAGLVKYGHEHPDGLNFASAGPGTAPAIAGELFNQATGIAMLDVPYKGSAPALNDTLAGVTQVMFPSLFSVYPHLKSGAIQAVAVAGSSRIAALPDLPTLAEAGVSGVDVPQWYAIFAPAKVELAVVDKLNKALNQALSDPVVATKIAEQGAEVRRSTPAELGAFVQSEAVRWKQLADKRKLAAR; this comes from the coding sequence ATGAAGCATCATCCCATCAAAGCCCTCTGTGCCGCCGCCATGCTGCTGGCCGCAAGCGCCGTGGCGCAGGCTGATTACCCTGAACGCGCAATCACCCTGGTCGTGCCCACTGCCGCGGGCGGCGGCAACGACGTGCTGGCGCGCGTGGTGGGCCAGAAGGTTGGCGAACTCCTGGGCCAGACCGTCATCGTGGTGAACAAGCCCGGCGCGCAGGGCGCGATTGCGTCCGACTACGTGGCCCGCCAGCCGGCGGACGGCTACACGCTGATGCTGGGCTACATCGGCACGCATGGCATCAACCCCGCCATGCAGAAGCTCAACTACGACCCGGTCAAGGACTTCACGCCCATCGGCATGGTGGCCGATTCGCCCACCATCATGGTTGTGTCCAAACGCATACCGGTGAAGGACGTGGCCGGCCTGGTGAAGTACGGGCATGAGCATCCTGATGGCCTGAACTTCGCCTCCGCCGGACCCGGCACCGCGCCGGCGATCGCGGGCGAACTTTTCAACCAGGCCACCGGGATCGCCATGCTGGACGTGCCGTACAAAGGTTCCGCCCCCGCGCTGAACGACACCTTGGCCGGCGTGACGCAGGTGATGTTCCCCAGCTTGTTCAGCGTGTACCCGCACCTGAAGTCTGGCGCGATCCAGGCGGTGGCGGTAGCAGGGTCAAGCCGTATCGCGGCACTGCCCGATCTGCCGACCTTGGCAGAAGCCGGCGTGTCCGGCGTGGACGTGCCGCAGTGGTACGCCATCTTCGCTCCGGCCAAGGTCGAGCTGGCGGTGGTGGATAAGCTGAACAAGGCGCTGAATCAGGCATTGTCCGACCCGGTTGTCGCGACGAAGATAGCTGAGCAAGGCGCGGAAGTTCGCCGCAGTACGCCCGCTGAACTGGGGGCGTTCGTGCAAAGCGAGGCCGTGCGGTGGAAACAATTGGCCGATAAGCGAAAGTTGGCGGCGCGGTAG
- a CDS encoding REP-associated tyrosine transposase produces the protein MTAYRRLYIPGGTYFFTVTAQDREHQDLIVHAAWLKACIRAEQQIASFAVLAAVLLPDHLHMIWRLPASDADYSGRWRRIKTRCSRALRPCTVRRSVYRKGERGIWQRRFWEHVIRDERELSACIHYIHMNPIKHGHVTTPDAWEHTTFHAWQRRQIAWRSACRHTHNLRPTPSAS, from the coding sequence ATGACTGCGTATCGGCGTTTGTATATCCCCGGTGGCACTTACTTCTTCACCGTCACCGCGCAGGATCGGGAACATCAGGATCTGATCGTTCACGCAGCCTGGCTAAAGGCCTGCATACGGGCTGAACAACAGATCGCGTCGTTCGCGGTGTTGGCGGCGGTATTGCTGCCTGACCATCTGCACATGATCTGGCGGCTGCCCGCAAGCGATGCCGACTACTCTGGCCGCTGGCGCAGGATAAAGACGCGGTGTTCCCGGGCGCTGCGCCCTTGCACCGTCCGCCGCAGCGTCTACCGCAAAGGCGAGCGCGGCATCTGGCAACGGCGCTTTTGGGAGCATGTCATCCGCGATGAGCGCGAGCTGTCCGCCTGCATCCACTACATCCACATGAATCCCATCAAGCATGGCCATGTGACCACGCCCGACGCCTGGGAGCACACGACGTTTCACGCTTGGCAACGGCGGCAAATCGCTTGGCGCAGCGCTTGCCGTCACACCCATAACTTGCGACCTACACCGTCAGCGTCCTAA
- a CDS encoding DUF1501 domain-containing protein — translation MKRSHDADRRAFLLRACALGATGAAAPLALNLAALGAAAAQSAPASYKALVCVFQYGGNDPYNTVVPYDTDAYRAYAAARGDIGLKRDALQATVLRGKAPAAGGGQFALAPALAPLAPLYESGQLAVLLNVGPLVTPTSKAEYISARVPLPPKLFSHNDQQAYWQALAPEGASSGWAGRLTDLFAGANAQRTFTGITAGGSTVLLAGRKVAGYRVGINGSTSIDLLGRDMYGSSACTALLRQLITQPREHLMEREMARIAAQSISADTQLRAALADVAVPGDFSSPLAQQLKIVARIIGARQALGARRQVFFVSQNGYDNHTGLNDTHPALLRELGQAMAAFQQALSSMGVADQVTTFTASEFGRTLGSNGNGSDHGWGSHHFVMGGAVKGGRYYGTHPEIALDGPGFVDNGRLLPTLAVDQLGAALGGWFGAGKEELGMVFPNLRNFDAGGVGVMGGSV, via the coding sequence ATGAAGCGATCCCACGACGCCGACCGCCGCGCCTTCCTGTTGCGCGCCTGCGCATTGGGCGCCACGGGCGCCGCCGCGCCGCTGGCCTTGAACCTGGCGGCCTTGGGCGCAGCGGCGGCGCAGTCCGCCCCGGCCTCGTACAAGGCGCTGGTCTGCGTGTTCCAGTATGGCGGCAACGACCCCTACAACACCGTCGTGCCCTACGACACCGACGCCTATCGTGCCTATGCCGCCGCGCGTGGTGATATCGGATTGAAACGCGATGCGCTGCAAGCGACTGTCTTGCGCGGCAAAGCGCCCGCCGCTGGTGGAGGGCAGTTTGCCTTGGCCCCCGCGCTGGCGCCGCTTGCGCCGCTGTATGAAAGCGGACAGTTGGCCGTGCTGCTCAATGTTGGGCCACTGGTCACGCCCACGTCCAAAGCGGAGTACATCAGCGCGCGCGTGCCGTTGCCGCCGAAACTGTTTTCCCACAACGACCAGCAAGCGTACTGGCAGGCGCTGGCGCCCGAAGGCGCGTCGTCTGGCTGGGCGGGCCGGCTGACAGATCTGTTTGCCGGCGCCAACGCGCAGCGCACCTTCACGGGCATCACGGCGGGCGGCAGCACGGTGCTGCTGGCCGGGCGCAAGGTGGCGGGGTATCGGGTGGGCATCAATGGGTCCACGTCGATTGATCTGTTGGGCCGGGATATGTATGGCTCCAGCGCCTGCACCGCGCTGTTGCGGCAGTTGATCACGCAACCACGCGAACACTTGATGGAACGAGAAATGGCGCGCATCGCCGCGCAGTCCATCAGCGCCGACACGCAATTGCGCGCGGCGCTGGCGGATGTGGCGGTGCCGGGGGATTTTTCGTCACCCTTGGCGCAGCAATTGAAGATCGTGGCCCGCATCATCGGCGCCCGCCAGGCTTTGGGCGCGCGAAGGCAGGTGTTTTTTGTGTCGCAGAATGGGTACGACAATCACACGGGTTTGAACGATACGCACCCTGCCCTGCTGCGCGAGCTGGGGCAAGCGATGGCGGCGTTCCAGCAGGCGCTTTCGTCGATGGGTGTGGCGGACCAGGTCACGACGTTTACGGCGTCGGAGTTCGGACGCACGTTGGGATCAAACGGCAACGGCTCGGACCACGGCTGGGGTTCGCACCATTTCGTGATGGGCGGCGCGGTCAAGGGCGGCCGCTATTACGGCACGCATCCGGAAATTGCGCTGGACGGCCCGGGGTTTGTGGATAACGGGCGGTTGTTGCCGACGCTGGCGGTGGATCAATTGGGGGCAGCGCTGGGCGGGTGGTTTGGTGCGGGGAAGGAGGAATTGGGGATGGTGTTTCCGAATTTGAGGAATTTTGATGCGGGTGGGGTGGGGGTGATGGGGGGGAGTGTTTGA
- a CDS encoding DUF1800 domain-containing protein, which produces MTVTPGQASRFLAQATFGPTPALIDAVVRDGYADWLDAQLAMPPSQTHFDWLLQQRKNTEAFKGNGINAPLESTLWRKFISAEDQVRTRMAFALSEIFVVGVQSITASWPLFGAAGFMDLLAEHALGSYQALLTAVTKNLSMGCMLTYRGNRKEDPKTGRHPDENYAREVMQLFSIGLLMLEPDGTVKLVNGAPVETYTNADVQGLARVFTGWDINGPETNVEFHRRPMALNNALHSMSEKRFLGAVIPAGTDGRLSLQKAMDVICAHPNVGPFIGMQLIQRLVTSNPSPAYVRRVSAVFDDDGSGVRGNLKAVLRAILLDPEARSPDLSDPTWGKVREPILRFSGWARAFGATSVNGAWAMPDTTDNTIRLAQSPMRSATVFNFFRPRYSPPVTELAKRHLVAPELQITDETSIAGYLNFLAIYADRGWEDLQTSYAPEIALAKDPQALVARVVLLLAGDAFSARTAEAIAEAVATVPANRPRDRVRAAILLVAASPEYLVQK; this is translated from the coding sequence ATGACAGTTACCCCCGGCCAGGCCTCGCGCTTTCTGGCGCAGGCCACGTTCGGGCCCACTCCCGCCCTGATCGATGCCGTGGTGCGCGACGGCTACGCCGACTGGCTAGATGCCCAGTTGGCGATGCCGCCTTCGCAGACGCACTTTGATTGGCTGCTGCAACAGCGGAAGAATACCGAAGCGTTCAAGGGCAACGGCATCAACGCGCCGCTGGAGTCCACGCTGTGGCGCAAGTTCATCAGCGCGGAAGACCAGGTGCGCACGCGCATGGCCTTCGCCCTGTCCGAGATTTTCGTGGTGGGGGTGCAGTCCATTACCGCCTCGTGGCCGCTGTTTGGCGCGGCGGGCTTCATGGACCTGCTGGCCGAACACGCGCTGGGCAGCTACCAGGCGCTGCTGACCGCCGTCACCAAGAACCTGTCGATGGGCTGCATGCTGACCTATCGCGGCAACCGCAAGGAAGACCCCAAGACCGGTCGCCATCCCGACGAGAACTACGCACGTGAGGTCATGCAGTTGTTCAGCATCGGGCTGTTGATGCTGGAGCCGGACGGCACCGTGAAGCTCGTGAACGGGGCGCCGGTGGAAACCTATACCAATGCGGATGTGCAGGGGCTGGCGCGCGTCTTCACCGGCTGGGACATCAACGGCCCTGAAACCAATGTGGAATTCCACCGACGGCCCATGGCGCTGAACAATGCCCTGCATTCGATGAGTGAAAAGCGGTTCCTGGGCGCGGTGATTCCGGCGGGCACCGACGGGCGTCTGTCACTGCAAAAAGCCATGGACGTGATTTGCGCGCATCCCAATGTGGGGCCTTTCATCGGCATGCAACTGATTCAGCGGCTGGTCACCAGCAACCCCAGCCCGGCCTATGTGCGGCGCGTGTCGGCGGTGTTCGACGACGACGGCAGCGGCGTGCGCGGCAATCTGAAGGCGGTGCTGCGCGCCATCTTGCTGGACCCCGAGGCGCGTTCGCCTGACCTGAGCGATCCAACCTGGGGCAAGGTGCGCGAACCCATCCTGCGCTTCTCGGGCTGGGCGCGCGCCTTTGGCGCCACGTCCGTCAATGGCGCCTGGGCCATGCCGGATACCACCGACAACACCATCCGGCTGGCGCAAAGCCCCATGCGGTCGGCAACGGTGTTCAACTTCTTCCGCCCTCGCTACTCGCCCCCGGTCACGGAACTCGCCAAGCGCCATCTGGTGGCGCCCGAGCTACAGATTACCGATGAGACCAGCATCGCGGGTTACTTGAATTTTCTGGCGATCTACGCGGATCGCGGGTGGGAAGATTTGCAGACCAGCTACGCGCCAGAGATCGCCTTGGCGAAGGACCCGCAAGCGTTGGTGGCGCGCGTCGTGCTGCTGCTGGCCGGCGACGCCTTCAGCGCGCGCACCGCCGAAGCCATCGCAGAGGCCGTCGCCACCGTGCCCGCCAATCGACCACGCGACCGCGTGCGGGCGGCCATCCTGCTGGTGGCCGCCAGCCCTGAATACCTGGTGCAGAAATGA
- a CDS encoding SDR family oxidoreductase, translated as MSTEKVAIVTAGGSGMGAAAARKLAADGYRVAILSSSGKGEALAGELGGIGVTGSNRSTDDLARLLETTLDKWGRVDAVVNSAGHGPKGPLLSISDDDWHLGMEFYLLNVVRITRLVAPVMKQQKSGAIVNISTYATFEPEALFPTSGVFRAGLAAFTKVFSDEYAEHNVRMNNVLPGFIDSLPEKEDRRTRIPMGRYGTAEEVADLIAFLASDASSYITGQNIRIDGGITRSI; from the coding sequence ATGAGCACCGAAAAAGTAGCGATCGTGACGGCGGGCGGCAGTGGCATGGGCGCGGCCGCGGCGCGCAAACTGGCGGCCGACGGATATCGGGTCGCCATTTTGTCATCGTCCGGCAAGGGCGAGGCCCTGGCGGGCGAACTGGGCGGAATCGGCGTCACCGGCTCGAACCGGTCGACCGACGACCTGGCCCGGCTGCTTGAAACCACCTTGGATAAATGGGGCCGCGTAGACGCCGTGGTCAATAGCGCCGGCCACGGTCCCAAGGGCCCGCTGCTCTCCATCAGCGACGACGACTGGCATCTGGGCATGGAGTTCTATCTGTTGAACGTGGTGCGCATCACGCGCCTGGTCGCGCCCGTGATGAAGCAGCAGAAATCCGGCGCCATCGTCAACATCTCCACCTACGCCACCTTCGAACCCGAAGCGCTGTTTCCCACGTCGGGCGTGTTCCGCGCCGGCCTGGCCGCCTTCACCAAGGTGTTTTCGGATGAGTACGCCGAACACAATGTGCGGATGAACAACGTGCTGCCCGGCTTTATCGACAGCCTGCCCGAAAAAGAAGACCGCCGCACCCGCATCCCCATGGGCCGCTACGGCACCGCCGAAGAAGTGGCGGACCTGATCGCCTTCCTGGCATCCGACGCGTCGTCCTACATCACTGGCCAGAACATCCGTATCGACGGCGGCATCACGCGCTCGATCTGA
- the azu gene encoding azurin, with amino-acid sequence MLFKKLCVAAVLAVASAPVLAAECSVDIAGNDQMQFDKKEITVSKSCKQFTVNLTHPGKLAKNVMGHNWVLTTTADMQGAVNDGMAAGLDKDYVKPGDARVIAHTKVIGGGEKDSVTFDVSKLAAGTAYTYFCSFPGHFALMKGSLKLVD; translated from the coding sequence ATGTTGTTCAAGAAATTGTGCGTGGCAGCAGTCCTGGCTGTCGCGTCGGCCCCGGTCCTGGCCGCCGAATGCTCGGTGGATATCGCCGGCAACGACCAGATGCAGTTCGACAAAAAGGAAATCACGGTCAGCAAAAGCTGCAAGCAGTTCACCGTGAACCTGACGCATCCGGGCAAGCTGGCCAAGAACGTCATGGGCCACAACTGGGTGCTGACCACCACGGCCGACATGCAAGGCGCCGTGAACGACGGCATGGCTGCCGGGCTGGATAAGGACTACGTGAAGCCCGGTGACGCCCGCGTCATCGCGCACACCAAGGTCATCGGCGGTGGCGAAAAAGATTCCGTCACCTTCGACGTCAGCAAGCTGGCCGCCGGCACCGCCTACACCTACTTTTGCTCCTTCCCCGGCCACTTCGCGCTGATGAAAGGCAGCTTGAAGCTGGTCGACTAA
- a CDS encoding PQQ-dependent sugar dehydrogenase — translation MPPLRIARALAAGVALAALGVLAACGEMATLPVEAGMGPAPTLPAPNTTLIPTVNTARAVGWADGAQPVAAAGLAVNAYASGLDHPRWLYVLPNGDVLVAETNAPPKPEGAGGGLKAWAAGIVMKRAGAKTPSANRITLLRDADHDGVAETRSVLLQDLNSPFGMALVGNQLYVANADAVLRFPYETGQTQITAPGVRVTDLPAGINHHWTKNLIANADGSKLYVSVGSNSNVAENGMDIEEGRAAIWEINVASGNKRLYATGLRNPVGMAWAPDGKTLWTAVNERDELGSDLVPDYMTSVKDGGFYGWPYSYFGQHVDTRVTPQRPDLVARAIVPDYALGPHTASLGLVWSGKTRLPAPYTSGMFVGQHGSWNRDPRSGYKVIFVPFSDGTPSGPARDVLTGFLNEQGQAQGRPVGVAIDSRGDLLTADDVGNVIWRVSPQR, via the coding sequence ATGCCACCCCTGCGAATCGCGCGTGCCCTGGCGGCCGGCGTGGCGCTTGCCGCGCTTGGCGTCCTGGCCGCCTGCGGCGAAATGGCCACCCTGCCCGTGGAAGCGGGCATGGGCCCCGCGCCCACGCTGCCCGCCCCCAACACCACCCTGATCCCCACCGTCAACACCGCTCGCGCCGTCGGCTGGGCAGATGGCGCACAGCCCGTGGCCGCCGCCGGCCTGGCCGTGAACGCCTACGCCAGCGGCCTGGACCATCCGCGCTGGCTTTATGTGCTGCCCAACGGCGACGTGCTGGTCGCCGAAACCAACGCCCCGCCCAAGCCCGAAGGCGCCGGTGGTGGCTTGAAAGCATGGGCGGCGGGCATCGTCATGAAGCGCGCCGGCGCCAAGACACCCAGCGCCAACCGCATCACCCTGTTGCGCGACGCCGACCACGACGGCGTGGCTGAAACCCGCAGCGTCTTGCTGCAAGACCTGAATTCGCCATTCGGCATGGCCTTGGTCGGCAATCAGCTTTATGTGGCCAACGCCGACGCCGTGCTGCGCTTTCCGTACGAAACGGGTCAGACGCAGATCACGGCACCCGGCGTGCGCGTGACCGACCTGCCCGCCGGCATCAACCACCATTGGACCAAGAACCTGATCGCCAACGCCGACGGCAGCAAGCTGTACGTGTCGGTGGGTTCCAACAGCAATGTGGCGGAAAACGGCATGGACATCGAAGAAGGCCGCGCCGCCATCTGGGAAATCAACGTGGCCAGCGGCAACAAGCGGCTTTATGCCACGGGCCTGCGCAACCCGGTCGGCATGGCCTGGGCGCCAGACGGCAAGACCTTGTGGACGGCGGTCAACGAACGCGACGAGCTGGGCAGCGACCTGGTGCCCGACTACATGACGTCGGTGAAAGACGGCGGTTTCTACGGCTGGCCATACAGCTATTTCGGGCAGCACGTGGACACCCGCGTCACGCCGCAGCGCCCGGACCTGGTCGCGCGCGCCATCGTGCCCGACTACGCGCTGGGTCCGCACACGGCATCCCTGGGGCTGGTCTGGTCGGGCAAGACCCGGCTGCCGGCGCCGTACACGAGCGGCATGTTCGTGGGCCAGCACGGATCATGGAACCGCGATCCGCGCAGTGGCTACAAAGTCATCTTCGTGCCGTTTTCCGACGGCACGCCCAGCGGCCCGGCACGCGACGTGCTGACAGGGTTTCTGAACGAACAAGGCCAGGCGCAAGGGCGGCCGGTGGGCGTGGCCATCGACAGCCGGGGTGATCTGCTGACGGCGGACGACGTCGGCAATGTGATCTGGCGCGTCAGCCCGCAGCGGTAA
- a CDS encoding PepSY domain-containing protein produces the protein MTRIQKTLAALAIGASALVAGTAVQAQTAAPAPAAPAATTPAAPMLTIRQVYDKMEAAGYRNISEIERSRKHGYEVKAYDPQGQRVKLYVDPQSGAVTRSRFDD, from the coding sequence ATGACGCGCATTCAGAAAACCTTGGCCGCATTGGCAATTGGCGCTTCCGCCCTGGTCGCCGGCACCGCCGTGCAGGCGCAGACCGCCGCGCCAGCGCCCGCCGCGCCCGCCGCCACCACCCCCGCCGCCCCGATGCTGACCATCCGCCAGGTCTACGACAAGATGGAAGCCGCGGGCTACCGCAACATTTCCGAGATCGAGCGTTCGCGCAAGCATGGCTACGAGGTCAAGGCCTATGACCCGCAAGGCCAGCGGGTGAAGCTCTACGTCGACCCGCAATCCGGCGCCGTCACGCGCAGCCGCTTCGACGACTGA
- a CDS encoding PepSY domain-containing protein → MRQPPFFRRKRGGILLSGCVLALALMAGPVSGLADDNDHERARQALEAGKVLPLGAVLDIVEREFPGQVVKVEFEEDDDEFIYEIRVLQSGGGILKLKIDARDGTLLAVKGRDIKFKGKD, encoded by the coding sequence TTGCGGCAACCCCCATTCTTTCGGCGCAAACGCGGCGGCATCCTGTTGTCGGGCTGCGTGCTGGCCTTGGCGCTGATGGCGGGGCCGGTCAGCGGCCTGGCCGACGACAATGACCACGAACGCGCGCGCCAGGCGCTGGAAGCCGGCAAGGTGCTGCCTCTGGGCGCGGTGCTGGATATCGTTGAACGCGAGTTCCCCGGCCAGGTGGTCAAGGTGGAGTTCGAAGAGGATGATGACGAATTCATCTACGAGATCCGCGTGCTGCAAAGCGGCGGCGGCATCCTGAAACTGAAGATCGACGCGCGCGACGGCACCTTGCTGGCCGTGAAGGGGCGC